A single region of the Pirellulaceae bacterium genome encodes:
- a CDS encoding amidohydrolase, translating into MAKFEKNLFERLVQIRRDLHQHPELSYQEYRTADRVCAFLDQLPEVNYRQKVAGAGVVAEIVRGRFAEKASWVALRADLDALPMHEETGLPFASSVPGVMHACGHDVHTTALLGAATLLAEESELAAPIRLLFQPAEETGDGAQAMIEAGALRDVGMIFGGHVDQHYPVGTIVVAEGTVNASSDAFVIHIQGRGGHAARPHQTIDAVMVGSLLVMALQTIVSREINPSHPAVVTVARFEAGTAANVIADTATLQGTVRAQDADVRLRLEAALKRMAASIGQLHGAKVSVEISRGTPMLINQGKALELARNSAIDVVSHDQVLPMESANMGGEDFSYYLEHVSGCYVRYGARGSDQHGYPAHSAKFDVDESVLAVASSYLARVAKTAASYLATANNKGQTKK; encoded by the coding sequence ATGGCAAAATTCGAAAAGAATCTGTTTGAGCGACTTGTTCAGATACGTCGTGATCTGCACCAGCATCCTGAATTGAGTTACCAGGAATATCGCACGGCTGACCGTGTTTGTGCGTTTTTGGATCAACTGCCTGAGGTAAATTACCGCCAAAAAGTGGCGGGAGCGGGAGTTGTTGCCGAAATCGTACGCGGGCGATTTGCTGAGAAAGCGTCTTGGGTGGCCTTGCGGGCCGATTTAGACGCATTGCCGATGCATGAAGAAACGGGCTTGCCGTTTGCCTCGTCGGTGCCGGGTGTGATGCACGCTTGTGGGCACGATGTGCACACGACCGCATTGTTAGGTGCCGCGACCTTATTGGCAGAGGAAAGCGAGCTTGCCGCACCGATTCGTTTGCTCTTTCAACCGGCCGAAGAAACAGGCGATGGTGCTCAAGCCATGATTGAAGCCGGTGCCCTGCGGGATGTTGGAATGATTTTTGGTGGGCACGTCGATCAGCATTATCCCGTTGGTACCATTGTTGTTGCGGAAGGTACCGTCAATGCATCCAGCGATGCTTTTGTCATTCATATTCAGGGGCGCGGCGGTCATGCGGCCCGCCCTCATCAGACGATTGACGCGGTGATGGTCGGATCACTGCTCGTTATGGCCCTTCAGACCATTGTCTCCAGGGAAATCAATCCATCGCATCCTGCCGTTGTGACGGTGGCAAGGTTCGAAGCCGGAACGGCGGCGAACGTAATTGCCGATACAGCCACACTCCAAGGGACTGTACGAGCGCAAGATGCCGACGTGCGACTTCGCCTTGAGGCAGCATTGAAAAGAATGGCTGCTTCGATCGGGCAATTGCATGGGGCGAAAGTCTCCGTGGAAATCAGTCGAGGAACTCCTATGCTGATCAATCAAGGAAAAGCTCTGGAACTAGCGCGAAATTCTGCAATTGATGTGGTGAGTCATGATCAGGTTCTCCCGATGGAATCCGCTAATATGGGAGGAGAAGATTTTAGTTACTATCTCGAGCACGTTTCAGGCTGTTATGTGCGTTATGGAGCACGAGGAAGCGACCAGCATGGGTATCCAGCCCACTCAGCAAAATTCGACGTCGACGAATCCGTGTTGGCCGTGGCTTCGTCTTATTTGGCTCGTGTCGCAAAAACAGCAGCAAGCTATCTGGCAACCGCGAACAACAAAGGACAAACGAAGAAGTGA
- a CDS encoding Mur ligase family protein yields MHDLPASNHGLRLSSIIPRGKWHGGDETRVTSCCVAPDQCQPGDLFVVMDDTHLESQEAIELAVERGATAILTERIIPCSVPQFIVTDTRVAFGSLCHALSGNPCQSLRTIGITGSYGKSMTQQLLMGIFAQANIKAGSMNSYGPIGENRSTTELHTHPNPATMANWLAQSRSQGATHAVMEVSSRSLATRQFSGMSLDAAVITNIRREHVEWHGSLRNYHLAKARLLKHLKPGGFAVLNADDAVSCSLLATLDVPALTIGLNKPAELSATLIERHPSEQTFLLDAGDESIAIRTQIIGDAHIYNCLTAAAIALTLGIDPNKVVRGIESIESVPCALQRIECGQSFGTFVDASHTAESLGNVLQTLQEVTAGRLHCVLGVDHRVSTAGRARTGQILEKFADSTVLTSSRFDRKMALNSAHDVLDGFDRPSQGHLMPDRAKAICWTLAEAEPGDTVVLAGGRESMGPDQVTLCDEDVARYWLQHVDDNYSCPWSPA; encoded by the coding sequence ATGCATGACTTACCTGCTTCCAACCATGGTTTGCGTCTTTCCAGCATCATTCCACGAGGCAAGTGGCACGGCGGCGATGAAACGCGCGTTACGTCCTGTTGCGTTGCTCCCGATCAATGCCAGCCTGGCGATTTGTTTGTCGTGATGGACGACACGCACCTTGAATCCCAAGAAGCGATTGAATTGGCGGTCGAGCGTGGTGCAACGGCGATTCTAACCGAACGAATCATCCCCTGTTCCGTTCCACAATTCATCGTAACCGACACACGAGTAGCCTTCGGTAGCCTGTGCCATGCACTGTCAGGTAATCCGTGTCAGTCTTTGCGAACTATTGGAATCACAGGTTCCTACGGAAAATCAATGACCCAACAGTTATTGATGGGAATCTTTGCACAGGCCAATATCAAAGCTGGCTCGATGAATTCCTATGGTCCAATCGGCGAGAACCGCTCGACCACGGAGCTCCACACTCACCCCAATCCAGCCACGATGGCGAATTGGCTAGCCCAATCCCGCAGCCAAGGCGCTACCCATGCTGTCATGGAGGTTTCCAGCCGCTCACTGGCAACACGACAGTTCAGTGGCATGAGCCTCGATGCTGCTGTGATCACCAATATTCGCCGCGAGCATGTGGAGTGGCATGGCTCCCTACGAAATTATCATCTCGCCAAGGCTCGCCTACTCAAACATCTGAAACCTGGAGGCTTTGCCGTCCTCAATGCGGACGACGCAGTGAGCTGCTCTTTGCTAGCAACGCTTGACGTGCCCGCACTCACAATTGGCCTTAACAAACCGGCTGAACTATCCGCCACGCTAATCGAAAGACACCCCAGCGAACAAACGTTCCTCCTCGATGCCGGTGATGAATCGATCGCCATTCGCACGCAAATCATCGGGGATGCCCACATCTACAACTGCCTGACTGCTGCCGCCATCGCTTTAACGCTAGGGATCGACCCCAACAAGGTTGTTCGCGGCATTGAATCGATCGAATCCGTGCCCTGTGCACTGCAAAGAATCGAGTGCGGTCAATCTTTTGGCACATTTGTGGACGCGTCTCACACGGCCGAATCACTCGGGAACGTCCTGCAAACCCTGCAAGAAGTCACGGCAGGACGCCTGCATTGCGTGCTCGGTGTCGACCATCGAGTTTCCACTGCGGGTCGAGCCAGAACAGGGCAAATCCTCGAAAAATTTGCCGACTCAACGGTGCTCACGAGCAGTCGATTCGATCGAAAAATGGCACTCAATTCAGCACATGACGTGCTCGACGGTTTCGACCGACCGTCCCAAGGACACCTCATGCCCGACCGGGCCAAAGCAATTTGCTGGACACTTGCCGAAGCAGAACCTGGCGACACCGTTGTTTTAGCCGGCGGTCGGGAATCGATGGGCCCCGACCAAGTCACACTTTGCGACGAAGACGTCGCACGCTACTGGCTACAACATGTGGACGACAATTACTCGTGCCCTTGGTCACCTGCATAA
- a CDS encoding creatininase family protein, with protein MSTPCQLRKLTRREFRERMDSGELKACILPVAAIEQHLEHLAMEHDWRSVTAVALQVAQNLSPSVLVAEALMVGISEHHMNHPGTLTLRPGTFLAVLNDLIRSLTKAGFTNILVLNGHGGNMQPCQAVWDQFVREFQINLEFFSYWDVLNESDAVDLLKSGHRLPDDLPGHAQEFETAIAMSEFGENVRESAMRSQADQTPTHATQAQGAEFMERIVERLTEHLEKLIRGERKIKVPAFHP; from the coding sequence ATGTCCACCCCATGCCAGCTACGCAAACTAACGCGACGCGAATTTCGTGAACGAATGGACAGTGGCGAACTAAAGGCTTGCATTCTCCCTGTAGCTGCCATCGAACAGCATTTGGAACACTTGGCGATGGAACACGATTGGCGCAGCGTTACGGCAGTGGCCTTACAAGTCGCTCAAAACCTTTCGCCATCCGTTCTGGTTGCCGAGGCCCTCATGGTAGGAATCAGTGAACATCACATGAATCACCCGGGCACATTAACCCTCCGCCCCGGTACCTTCCTAGCCGTCTTGAACGATTTAATTCGCAGCCTCACCAAAGCTGGCTTCACAAACATCCTCGTCTTGAATGGCCATGGCGGTAACATGCAACCCTGCCAGGCCGTATGGGATCAGTTCGTGCGAGAATTTCAAATCAATCTTGAATTTTTCTCGTATTGGGACGTCTTAAATGAATCCGATGCCGTTGACCTCCTCAAAAGCGGACACCGACTGCCAGATGATCTCCCTGGGCACGCCCAGGAATTTGAAACAGCAATCGCAATGAGCGAATTTGGTGAAAACGTCCGTGAAAGCGCCATGCGTTCCCAAGCGGACCAGACACCAACTCACGCGACGCAGGCACAGGGCGCAGAATTCATGGAACGTATTGTCGAACGATTAACCGAACACTTGGAAAAATTGATTCGCGGAGAACGCAAGATCAAAGTTCCCGCATTTCATCCGTGA
- a CDS encoding pyridoxamine 5'-phosphate oxidase family protein, whose amino-acid sequence MKRKATNQIDRSQRYRASKKGTHMTRPEVPSLTNEQAFELARNVVRSCRFPQLATCDGDQPRLRPVSPVRTDDFVVYIANLRSYQKTKEIAANPQVELCYLSDTHDQVRISGLAKIVDDQSLLKTIWAENPLLRQYLGSVDNPELIIYRIQPKRIRLMQEWALSYYEIPIPT is encoded by the coding sequence ATGAAACGTAAAGCCACAAATCAAATTGATCGATCGCAGCGTTACAGAGCAAGCAAAAAAGGCACTCACATGACACGCCCCGAAGTCCCTTCATTGACTAACGAACAGGCGTTCGAACTCGCCCGTAACGTCGTTCGATCATGCCGCTTTCCACAACTGGCAACCTGCGATGGAGACCAACCAAGATTGCGCCCTGTCTCACCAGTTCGTACTGACGACTTCGTCGTTTACATCGCAAACCTACGCAGCTATCAAAAAACCAAAGAGATCGCAGCGAACCCCCAAGTTGAGCTCTGCTATCTCTCCGACACTCACGACCAAGTTCGCATCTCCGGCCTCGCCAAAATAGTCGACGACCAAAGCCTGCTCAAAACGATTTGGGCAGAGAACCCACTGTTGCGACAATACCTCGGATCGGTCGATAATCCAGAGTTAATCATCTACCGGATTCAACCCAAGCGAATTCGTTTGATGCAGGAATGGGCGCTTTCCTACTACGAGATCCCAATACCGACCTAA
- a CDS encoding aminotransferase class IV, which produces MNQPIAYLKGKFVPASECALPMHDLGIVLGAAVTDFMRTFHQQPYRMEDHIHRFYRSCKYARIHPPVTFEESISISQHLLTSNGPLFPGQELGLIFYMTAGENSVYAGAAGMPASLAPTYVQHTFPMRFDLFREIFTRGVHCMTPSPRHWPPQCLSSKIKNRNRLHMWIGEQEIRQLDATAMPLYLDIHGNITETSGSNFVIYRDGKVISPQRNNVLWGISLTVLEEILEDLNIPFAEEDIQTYDVVNADEAWIVSTPYCVGPVVKINGVPIGTGTPGPMWRRILNHWSEIAGKDIYRETAEAF; this is translated from the coding sequence ATGAACCAACCGATCGCCTACTTGAAAGGTAAATTTGTTCCTGCATCAGAATGTGCCCTCCCAATGCACGATCTTGGAATCGTTCTCGGCGCTGCGGTCACTGATTTCATGAGAACGTTTCACCAACAGCCTTACCGCATGGAAGATCACATCCATCGCTTCTACAGATCGTGCAAATATGCCCGCATCCATCCGCCCGTCACGTTCGAAGAGAGTATCTCAATCTCTCAACATCTGCTGACCAGCAACGGCCCACTCTTCCCTGGACAAGAACTGGGTCTGATTTTTTACATGACGGCCGGAGAAAATTCGGTTTACGCAGGCGCAGCCGGCATGCCGGCAAGCCTCGCTCCAACTTACGTCCAACACACGTTCCCGATGCGTTTCGACCTATTCCGTGAGATCTTCACCCGCGGCGTTCATTGCATGACGCCGTCACCGCGTCATTGGCCCCCGCAATGTTTATCTTCGAAAATCAAGAATCGCAATCGGCTCCATATGTGGATTGGCGAGCAAGAAATCCGACAGCTTGACGCAACGGCCATGCCGCTCTATCTCGATATCCACGGCAACATCACAGAGACCAGCGGATCAAATTTTGTCATCTACCGTGATGGAAAAGTCATTTCCCCACAACGCAACAATGTGTTGTGGGGAATTAGCCTGACGGTACTTGAAGAGATTTTGGAGGACCTAAACATCCCCTTCGCCGAGGAAGACATTCAAACTTATGATGTCGTCAACGCAGACGAAGCATGGATCGTCAGCACACCCTATTGCGTGGGCCCGGTCGTCAAAATCAACGGTGTTCCGATCGGCACTGGCACACCGGGTCCTATGTGGCGCCGCATACTCAATCATTGGAGCGAAATCGCTGGAAAAGACATTTACCGCGAGACAGCGGAAGCCTTTTAA
- the dgoD gene encoding galactonate dehydratase, whose amino-acid sequence MSQIQHDRRSLLRSLLFGPAALFSMQAFHAQRSNAAAIGPNDKIQVTEIETFVLKNSWVFVKISTDAGITGWGEMLKDDAKACGAGALEVADYLVGKDPRRVTHHWQAIHRGAFYRGGPIKTAISSGIDQALWDITGKCYGVPVYKLLGGPTREQVRVYGRVSKETGVTAMKVGPGASRTPFKYVEGKKFVDEVADRFKALREKYGSDVDIGIDFHGAVQPPTALLLMKALEPYHPWFYEEIVQALNVDVMAELAKKTHIPIATGERVFTKWGFREILEKRAAVILQPDVCYAGGITELKIIAGMAEAYYTPLAPHNPQGPCSLAASLQIAASIPNFMIQERGDNEYADLLAKPLPPVKNGHRPIPTAPGLGITIDEDKLMDQVGEPQPYPAQFDPDDGSVVDW is encoded by the coding sequence ATGTCCCAAATTCAACACGATCGACGATCCTTGTTGCGATCCCTTCTGTTTGGTCCGGCAGCATTGTTTAGCATGCAAGCCTTTCATGCCCAACGCTCGAATGCGGCTGCCATCGGTCCGAATGACAAGATTCAAGTGACTGAAATCGAAACGTTTGTCCTCAAGAATTCTTGGGTCTTTGTCAAAATATCGACCGATGCTGGTATCACCGGTTGGGGCGAAATGCTGAAAGACGACGCAAAGGCTTGCGGTGCCGGTGCGTTAGAAGTGGCTGATTACCTGGTCGGTAAAGATCCTCGGCGCGTGACTCATCACTGGCAGGCTATCCACCGCGGAGCATTCTATCGGGGCGGTCCGATCAAGACTGCGATCTCATCAGGTATTGATCAAGCCCTCTGGGATATCACCGGGAAGTGCTACGGTGTGCCAGTTTATAAGCTCCTGGGAGGGCCAACTCGTGAACAAGTGCGGGTCTATGGAAGAGTAAGTAAAGAAACCGGCGTAACCGCAATGAAGGTTGGTCCCGGTGCGTCGCGGACACCGTTTAAATATGTTGAAGGGAAGAAGTTTGTTGATGAGGTTGCCGATCGGTTCAAAGCTCTCCGTGAAAAATATGGCTCAGACGTTGATATCGGCATCGATTTTCATGGAGCCGTTCAGCCACCTACCGCATTGCTACTGATGAAGGCGTTAGAACCTTACCATCCTTGGTTCTACGAAGAAATCGTTCAGGCGCTTAATGTGGATGTGATGGCAGAACTTGCTAAGAAAACCCACATACCAATTGCAACCGGTGAACGCGTCTTCACGAAGTGGGGGTTCAGGGAAATACTTGAGAAGCGGGCGGCAGTGATCTTGCAGCCAGACGTTTGCTATGCCGGCGGCATTACAGAATTGAAGATAATCGCGGGCATGGCGGAAGCCTATTACACGCCTCTGGCCCCACACAATCCTCAAGGGCCCTGCTCGCTCGCGGCGAGCCTACAGATTGCCGCATCGATTCCTAACTTCATGATTCAGGAGCGAGGTGACAATGAATACGCGGACCTGCTCGCCAAACCTCTGCCCCCAGTCAAAAATGGACATCGGCCTATTCCGACGGCTCCGGGGCTAGGAATCACGATCGACGAAGACAAGCTGATGGATCAGGTTGGTGAACCGCAACCCTACCCGGCCCAATTCGATCCTGATGATGGTTCCGTCGTTGACTGGTAG
- a CDS encoding sulfatase, with protein MRSPCLFALLTLSLSNPLFAKSPASDRPFNVLFIISDDLTSTALSCYGNQLCHTPNIDRLARCGTRFTRTYCQGTYCGPSRASFMSGYYPHATGVLGYTSPRPAIGERATWAEHFKNAGYYTARVSKIFHMGVPGGIELGTDGADDPTSWTERFNSQGPEWRASGTGETLEGNADGRKPVVGGNTFVVVKADGDDLAHSDGKTAAKACALIEEHQADSFFIGVGFVRPHVPFVAPRSDYESFQPYSKLSLPQKQPGDWDDIPKAGINYKTSSNMQMDIRQQKKALGGYYASVEYMDRQVGKVLDALQRENLVDKTIVIFTSDHGYHLGEHDFWAKVSLRDESSQVPLIICVPGKQPAVCHSLTELLDLYPTISKLCGLEVPTRLQGKDISPMLDDPDYEVRDTAFSVAPMRKGFLLREDEWAYIQYKEDASHGIELYNMETDPQQFRNLANVPAYQSQVDRLQQKLADKLVEIRNHDLDE; from the coding sequence ATGCGTTCCCCCTGCTTATTTGCCTTGTTGACATTGAGTTTGAGCAATCCGCTATTTGCGAAATCACCTGCATCAGATCGGCCCTTCAACGTCCTGTTTATTATCTCGGACGATCTCACTTCTACCGCTCTTTCCTGTTATGGCAATCAGCTCTGCCACACCCCCAATATTGATCGGTTGGCCAGATGTGGCACGCGTTTCACTCGGACCTATTGCCAAGGGACCTACTGCGGACCTTCGCGTGCCTCGTTCATGTCCGGCTACTACCCTCATGCCACAGGAGTACTAGGTTACACAAGCCCTCGCCCGGCAATTGGCGAGCGAGCTACCTGGGCAGAACATTTCAAGAATGCAGGTTACTACACGGCTCGAGTCAGTAAGATTTTTCACATGGGGGTTCCCGGAGGAATCGAACTGGGAACGGACGGGGCGGATGATCCGACTTCCTGGACAGAACGATTCAACAGCCAGGGGCCTGAATGGCGGGCAAGCGGGACAGGCGAAACACTCGAAGGTAATGCCGATGGCAGAAAGCCTGTCGTGGGTGGCAACACGTTCGTGGTTGTCAAAGCGGACGGCGACGACCTGGCCCACTCAGACGGTAAAACGGCCGCCAAGGCGTGTGCGCTAATCGAAGAACACCAAGCGGATTCCTTCTTTATCGGCGTCGGTTTTGTCCGCCCCCACGTACCGTTTGTGGCTCCACGCTCCGACTACGAATCGTTCCAACCCTACAGCAAGCTGAGCCTTCCTCAAAAACAGCCAGGCGATTGGGACGACATCCCGAAAGCGGGAATCAACTACAAAACCAGCTCAAACATGCAGATGGACATCCGCCAGCAAAAGAAAGCTCTTGGCGGCTATTACGCATCCGTGGAATACATGGATCGCCAAGTCGGAAAAGTACTCGACGCTCTTCAGCGGGAAAACTTGGTCGACAAAACAATTGTGATCTTCACTAGCGATCACGGCTACCATTTGGGCGAACATGACTTCTGGGCAAAAGTCAGTCTCCGCGACGAGTCTAGCCAAGTCCCCTTGATCATCTGTGTGCCTGGCAAGCAACCTGCCGTCTGCCACTCACTCACCGAGTTACTCGACCTTTACCCAACCATCTCAAAACTTTGCGGGCTTGAAGTGCCAACCCGTTTACAGGGCAAAGACATTTCGCCCATGCTGGACGACCCCGACTATGAAGTACGAGACACGGCATTTAGCGTCGCGCCCATGCGAAAAGGTTTTTTGCTTCGAGAGGATGAATGGGCCTACATCCAATACAAAGAAGATGCGTCTCACGGAATCGAACTGTACAACATGGAAACCGACCCGCAACAATTTCGCAATTTAGCCAACGTCCCCGCATACCAATCGCAGGTAGATCGCTTACAACAAAAACTAGCTGACAAACTTGTCGAGATTCGCAATCACGATCTCGATGAATAG
- a CDS encoding DUF1592 domain-containing protein — MTICLLTCRWRKRLAMQVLSLCLLISGVAAADVDRFSELVLPAIKKHCAKCHGADGEVEGDTNLLELRSDNFPEKVELLHRLVEVIDLGEMPPEDEPQLDLKLREQLVAALKLILRDTVSNQIPGQRTPIRRMNRFQYNNAVTDLFDLKCIVFTLPERMMREHRDYFKPETGKMADVVTVGSRPLGKSQMIERRLAGVAAFPQDLRAEHGFDNRGDHLSLSPLLMEAFLKLGQSITQSADFVPRNVGNWSHFFDPPANGGDENAIVRDRLELFLTRAFRRPPDQELLERYLQFVSRKRASGVRFVDAMKAVAAATIASPRFIYLYGQEGGGENSKPMGDYELASRLSFFLWGSIPDQALLEVAKSETLHQPAVLDAQVQRMLKDRKLKRFCDSFPSQWLQLERIISSAPNVDQYPGFYFLKYRDSMHMMLEPLLLFETVLIENLSITQFIDSDFTYRSGLLEEAYQDLATPAEHGGKKGGGGVGVLNFRRVPVTDRRNGGLITNAAVMTMTSGPERTQPITRGAWMAGVIFNNPPDPPPADVPPLVDKTANGEQTLTLRERLSKHRERADCRGCHEKIDPLGFALENYDPIGVWRETYDNGRDVDAAGTLFRRHEFKNVSELKDGLLAEKDRFTRALAAHLLAFSLAREVNASDQFALDQIVEATANDDYKMQSLLKQVIFSEPFQRNLDFKNRSAER, encoded by the coding sequence ATGACAATTTGTCTTTTGACCTGCCGTTGGCGCAAACGACTTGCGATGCAAGTTCTATCGCTTTGTCTGTTAATTTCCGGTGTTGCTGCAGCCGATGTCGATCGTTTTTCTGAACTTGTTTTGCCCGCTATAAAAAAACATTGTGCAAAGTGCCATGGTGCCGATGGTGAAGTGGAAGGCGATACGAATCTCCTTGAACTTCGAAGCGACAATTTTCCAGAGAAAGTTGAGCTGCTGCATCGCTTGGTTGAAGTGATTGATTTGGGAGAAATGCCCCCAGAGGACGAGCCGCAACTGGATTTAAAACTTCGGGAACAACTGGTAGCGGCGTTGAAACTGATTCTGCGCGACACGGTCTCCAACCAAATCCCGGGCCAGCGCACGCCAATACGGCGGATGAATCGTTTTCAATATAACAATGCGGTTACCGATCTTTTCGATCTGAAGTGCATTGTATTTACGTTGCCTGAGCGAATGATGCGGGAACATCGAGATTACTTCAAGCCAGAGACTGGCAAGATGGCTGACGTCGTCACGGTCGGAAGCCGTCCTCTTGGTAAATCTCAGATGATCGAACGGCGTTTGGCCGGCGTCGCTGCGTTTCCACAAGATTTGCGAGCGGAGCATGGTTTCGACAATCGGGGGGACCATTTGTCGTTGTCACCGTTGTTAATGGAGGCCTTTTTGAAGCTAGGTCAATCGATTACGCAAAGCGCCGACTTTGTTCCACGTAACGTGGGGAATTGGTCGCATTTTTTTGATCCTCCGGCGAATGGAGGCGATGAAAACGCGATTGTTCGCGATCGACTCGAGCTGTTTTTGACGCGGGCCTTTCGGCGGCCTCCAGATCAGGAACTCTTGGAACGTTACCTGCAATTTGTTTCGCGAAAGCGAGCTTCCGGTGTGAGGTTTGTCGATGCAATGAAAGCGGTTGCGGCCGCCACGATCGCATCGCCACGTTTTATTTATCTCTATGGTCAAGAGGGAGGTGGCGAGAATTCGAAACCGATGGGTGATTATGAACTTGCTTCGCGACTCTCGTTTTTTCTGTGGGGAAGTATCCCCGATCAGGCGTTGCTCGAGGTGGCGAAATCAGAAACGCTGCACCAGCCAGCGGTACTGGATGCACAGGTGCAAAGAATGTTGAAAGATCGGAAGTTGAAGCGGTTTTGTGATAGCTTTCCATCTCAATGGTTGCAATTGGAACGGATTATTTCTTCTGCGCCGAATGTGGACCAATACCCGGGATTTTATTTTCTGAAGTATCGGGACAGCATGCACATGATGCTCGAGCCTTTACTGCTGTTTGAAACTGTGCTGATTGAAAATCTTTCAATCACGCAATTCATTGATTCTGACTTCACCTATCGATCTGGCCTCTTGGAGGAAGCTTATCAAGATCTGGCGACTCCGGCTGAACATGGTGGAAAAAAGGGTGGCGGTGGTGTGGGCGTGCTGAATTTTCGTCGCGTTCCGGTTACGGATCGTCGGAACGGCGGTCTGATCACCAATGCGGCTGTGATGACAATGACTTCCGGCCCGGAGCGAACGCAGCCGATTACGCGGGGCGCGTGGATGGCCGGAGTCATCTTTAATAATCCGCCTGATCCGCCACCAGCCGATGTTCCGCCCCTTGTCGATAAGACTGCCAACGGCGAGCAGACGCTGACCTTGCGAGAACGACTTAGCAAGCATCGCGAACGAGCGGATTGCAGAGGATGTCATGAGAAAATTGATCCGCTCGGTTTTGCTCTGGAAAACTATGATCCCATTGGGGTTTGGCGAGAAACATACGATAACGGTCGGGATGTGGATGCCGCGGGGACGCTATTTCGACGCCACGAATTCAAAAATGTGTCCGAGTTGAAAGATGGTCTGCTTGCCGAAAAAGATCGATTTACTCGGGCGTTAGCCGCGCATTTGCTTGCATTTTCGCTCGCTCGTGAAGTAAACGCCTCGGATCAGTTTGCGCTCGACCAGATTGTTGAGGCGACAGCAAACGATGACTACAAAATGCAGAGCTTGTTGAAACAAGTGATTTTTAGTGAGCCATTTCAGCGCAACCTCGACTTTAAGAATCGGTCAGCTGAACGTTAG